One window of the Zea mays cultivar B73 chromosome 3, Zm-B73-REFERENCE-NAM-5.0, whole genome shotgun sequence genome contains the following:
- the LOC109944815 gene encoding uncharacterized protein isoform X1 — translation MEDHPPMDPGREAPNQWSRAGGTSEVEPGRIPWRTTFQLIQGVRHQFSGEDIQHDILGRKRFLHPCEFEPLFHQILLEALLLHSPSCLQFGIFFFEKQES, via the exons ATGGAGGACCACCCTCCAATGGATCCAGGACGTGAGGCACCAAATCAATGGAG CCGCGCAGGTGGTACCAGCGAGGTGGAGCCCGGTCGCATCCCATGGAGGACAACCTTCCAATTGATCCAGGGCGTGAGGCACCAATTCAGTGGAGAG GACATCCAACATGATATACTGGGAAGGAAAAGATTTTTACACCCTTGTGAATTCGAGCCACTTTTTCATCAAATTCTGCTAGAAGCATTACTTTTGCACTCTCCGTCTTGTTTGCAGTTTGGTATTTTCTTCTTTG AAAAACAAGAATCGTGA
- the LOC109944815 gene encoding uncharacterized protein isoform X2: protein MEDHPPMDPGREAPNQWSRAGGTSEVEPGRIPWRTTFQLIQGVRHQFSGEKNKNRDCNGKWKVKALLIDNLGKDGMELKF, encoded by the exons ATGGAGGACCACCCTCCAATGGATCCAGGACGTGAGGCACCAAATCAATGGAG CCGCGCAGGTGGTACCAGCGAGGTGGAGCCCGGTCGCATCCCATGGAGGACAACCTTCCAATTGATCCAGGGCGTGAGGCACCAATTCAGTGGAGAG AAAAACAAGAATCGTGACTGCAATGGCAAATGGAAGGTGAAGGCCCTTTTGATTGACAACTTAG GAAAAGATGGAATGGAACTCAAATTTTGA